The Spirulina subsalsa PCC 9445 region ACGGGGATGTCCCTAAAAAGACATCTAGAGCCTCCCGTAGAAGCAGGAAAGCCTCATAGTAATATGGGGAAGCCCGCACCACCCCTAGGGTCGGTGTCGGGAGGATGTCACATTATGAAACCATTACCATCAGCAATGGCGGGAGTATGTTAATGGTGGCCACCAGTGGAACGGCTGTCCGCTATCGATAACGCGCCGTCATTCACCAACGGACAGGAAAAACAAGCAGGAGGACGTTGTAGTTCCTCCTGCTCGTTTGCTTAAAGCCTATCAAAAATTAATCCACTAGGTAGGGTCTGCTGAATATCCCTCTAAGCAGTGTTACTAGGACTTTTAGCTGTTTTAAGAGCGAGAAACTGCAAGGTTTTAGGAATAAATAATCAAAAAGGCTTGCCTTTTTTCGACCCCCTTCCTGTTCCCCGTTCCCCGTTCCCTGTTCCCTAGCCCCACGAGTAGAGTTATATTGCTACGCAACGCTTCGCGAACAGCAAGCCCTAGGTATTTTTATTTAAGAAAGATTGAACTTGACCCAGAGCAGCCGCAAAGATATTAAAACCTGCCCAGCCTGCTGCGATTAACAGGGGTCCGAGTACAACCACTAACCGCCAATCGAAATCCATATTTCACATCCTCCCTTGATCAATATTTTAAATTATCTTAATCTTTCTCATTTTTCCCCCATCTTGTCAAGCTCCAATAACTCATCAGAGGCGAACAACTCCGCCCACAAGGGGATGGAGAATTCCCAGCCAATTTATTCAACGGGGGGAGGGGCTTGCATTTTCCCAGACAAGGGGGTATAATAGGAGATCGCGGGCGATTAGCACAGGGGTAGCGCACTTCCTTCACACGGAAGGGGTCACTGGTTCAAATCCAGTATCGCCCATTTTGATTAAACCCTTACCATATATAGAGTTTATGGGTTTAGGCAATCTTGACAAGTTAAGGCTCAACGTTAGAAGTCAAGGGAACAGGGAACAGGGGGGAGTTATTCAGCAAGCCCTACCTAAAAAAGTCATTGATTGCTTAATAAAACCAGTCCAATTGCGTTAGCCGTGTTAAGAGGGAGAAACGGCAAGGTTTTAGGGATAAAGAATCAAAAAGGCAAGCCTTTTTCTGACTCCCCCTGTTTCCCGTTCCCCACCCGGAGCAGACCCTAATAGTGACTTGGTGGGTATTGCGACGAATTGGTTCGGTTCTACCCCTAGGGATACTCTACAGAAACCGTTACCATCAAGGATGAGAGACGAGTGCAACCAGAGAGGTCACAAGTGCAATGGGATTGTCTAATTGGGTGTTACCCACCCTCTACCAAGTTTTAGCGACACATAACCCGGATTCTGCTAGGCCGGGAGGGGCAAAATCATCCGGTGGGTCGGCTTTTAAAGCCGAGGGAGAATGGTATGGTGCGATCGCCGCCCTCCATCAAATCCTGCGCAACCTAACAGAAACGAGCCCCCATTCTTGTGTGGGGGTTGTTTTATCCGGTTGCGCCCCCATAGTTAGCGACTCCCAACTCCTCTCTCGTTTACAAACGGGTATTTTTACCCCGAAAGCCTTCCAAGATTTAGCCTCTCATCAGTTCCAACTCCCGGCCGCTCCGGGGGACGTAGCTCCGGTGGTTTTACCCACCTTAGTTGAATATTCCCTCCTCCCCACCGATCCCCTCGTAGACGAACAATTTTGTCTCGTCCTCACCGCAGAATTTGGGCTAGTCTTGGCCTTGGGAGAAACCCCCAGCGGAGACAGTCACTTTCAATTCTCCTTTGATCCTCACGTCATCCATCAAGCTTGGCAAGCCCTGCGATCGCGCCTTCTGCTGACCAGTCCCCAACACATTCACCCCCTCGACCATCTCCTAGGGGACTTTATCCCTCCCATCCCTGACTATCGACTGGTGACAC contains the following coding sequences:
- a CDS encoding photosystem II protein Y, whose product is MDFDWRLVVVLGPLLIAAGWAGFNIFAAALGQVQSFLNKNT